A stretch of DNA from Paenibacillus sp. FSL W8-0186:
TGGCTGAAGCAGCACGGCATCTCTTATGTCGGGGCTGGAATGAACTTGGAGGAAGCCAGGCGCCCTGTGATCTTAGAGCAAGACGGTACGCGTATCGGTTACTTGAATTATAACTGTGTAGGACCAAAATCGACATGGGCATCCAAAGACAAGCCGGGGAATGCGTATTTGGAGGTCATTACGCATTACGAGTTAGAGCATGAAACTCCTGGAGGACCGCCGACGATCTATTCTTGGGCAACCCAGCCTACCTTGAAGCTAATGGAGGAGGACATCCGTCAACTGCGCTCCCAATGTGATGTATTGGTCGTAGCTTTCCATAAAGGAATTGGACATACCCCTGCGAAGATTGCCCAATATGAGCAGCAGGTGTCCTATGCGGCGATCGATGCCGGCGCTGATTTGGTCGTGGCGCATCACGCACATATTTTAAGAGGCATCGAATTTTACAAAGGTAAAGCGATCTACCATGGTTTATGTAATTTTGTAACCTGGGTACCGCTGCTCGCGCCATCTGACGATAAAGATCCCGATTCATGGGCTATGAAACGAATTGAATTTTTTGGATTTGCGCCAGACCCGGAGTACCCGACATATCCATTTCATCCAGAGGCCATTTATACGATCATTGCTAAAACTGAAATTGAAGATGCGAAAATTGTTCGTAACAGCTTTCTGCCCTGCCTGATCAATAAGAGTGGCAAACCCATTATTCTTAAACGCGATGAACAGGGGCAGCAGGTCTTTGATTATATGGAAGCGATCACGCAAAAAGCGCGAATGAATGCGAAGTATGCATGGTCAGGTGATGAAATTGTTGTGACCGGCTGAGAACGGGCTGAATGTACTCACAGGGGAGGGTGTAGATTCATGGGAAAAGAGACCGTCTTCTATGCCGTTGGTGATGTAGGACCGACAAGGGAGGTTCCGTATACGATTTTTGAACAAGTGGCTCCATTAATCCAATCAGGGGATGTCGCTTTTTGCCAGCTTGAGCCCGTATTGTCTGAACGCGGAACACCTTTGCCGCAAGCAAGATTAGCCGCAAGAAGTCACCCCAATGCAGCAGCTGCCATTAAAAAGGCTGGCTTTCATATCGTATCGTTCGCGACTAATCACTGTATGGACTGGGGCAGAGAAGCCTTTCAGGATACTATTGATGTTCTTAAGCAGGAGGATCTGCAAGTGATAGGTGTGGGACGGAATATCTCAGAAGCGCGAAAGCCCGCATACTATGAACAAGATGGACTGCGAATCGCCTTTTTAGCCTACAATTCGATCCTCCCTCAAGATTATTGGGCTACTGAGG
This window harbors:
- a CDS encoding CapA family protein; this translates as MGKKGITLLNVGDIILGPDPESYFSEVKSVLLEADLVVGQLEVTHTARDAKAVELDRLPENLSPLASNGFDLVTMAGNHLMDAGSQGVEDTMDWLKQHGISYVGAGMNLEEARRPVILEQDGTRIGYLNYNCVGPKSTWASKDKPGNAYLEVITHYELEHETPGGPPTIYSWATQPTLKLMEEDIRQLRSQCDVLVVAFHKGIGHTPAKIAQYEQQVSYAAIDAGADLVVAHHAHILRGIEFYKGKAIYHGLCNFVTWVPLLAPSDDKDPDSWAMKRIEFFGFAPDPEYPTYPFHPEAIYTIIAKTEIEDAKIVRNSFLPCLINKSGKPIILKRDEQGQQVFDYMEAITQKARMNAKYAWSGDEIVVTG